In Paenibacillus stellifer, the DNA window CGTAAAGCTCTGTTGCCAGGGAAGAACGTTCTCTAGAGTAACTGCTAGAGAAGTGACGGTACCTGAGAAGAAAGCCCCGGCTAACTACGTGCCAGCAGCCGCGGTAATACGTAGGGGGCAAGCGTTGTCCGGAATTATTGGGCGTAAAGCGCGCGCAGGCGGCGATTTAAGTCTGGTGTTTAAACCATGGGCTCAACCTGTGGTCGCATCGGAAACTGGATGGCTTGAGTGCAGAAGAGGAAAGTGGAATTCCACGTGTAGCGGTGAAATGCGTAGAGATGTGGAGGAACACCAGTGGCGAAGGCGACTTTCTGGGCTGTAACTGACGCTGAGGCGCGAAAGCGTGGGGAGCAAACAGGATTAGATACCCTGGTAGTCCACGCCGTAAACGATGAGTGCTAGGTGTTAGGGGTTTCGATACCCTTGGTGCCGAAGTTAACACAGTAAGCACTCCGCCTGGGGAGTACGGTCGCAAGACTGAAACTCAAAGGAATTGACGGGGACCCGCACAAGCAGTGGAGTATGTGGTTTAATTCGAAGCAACGCGAAGAACCTTACCAGGTCTTGACATCCCCCTGAATACGTTAGAGATAGCGTAGGCCTTCGGGACAGGGGAGACAGGTGGTGCATGGTTGTCGTCAGCTCGTGTCGTGAGATGTTGGGTTAAGTCCCGCAACGAGCGCAACCCTTGACTTTAGTTGCCAGCAGGTCAGGCTGGGCACTCTAGAGTGACTGCCGGTGACAAACCGGAGGAAGGTGGGGATGACGTCAAATCATCATGCCCCTTATGACCTGGGCTACACACGTACTACAATGGCCGGTACAACGGGAAGCGAAACCGCGAGGTGGAGCCAATCTTATAAAGCCGGTCTCAGTTCGGATTGCAGGCTGCAACTCGCCTGCATGAAGTCGGAATTGCTAGTAATCGCGGATCAGCATGCCGCGGTGAATACGTTCCCGGGTCTTGTACACACCGCCCGTCACACCACGAGAGTTTACAACACCCGAAGTCGGTGGGGTAACCCGCAAGGGGGCCAGCCGCCGAAGGTGGGGTAGATGATTGGGGTGAAGTCGTAACAAGGTAGCCGTATCGGAAGGTGCGGCTGGATCACCTCCTTTCTATGGAGTACAAGCTTTCTGCAGGAAAGCGTACATCGAGAGCATATGCTCGTCATCCGCAGAGATGACATTCAAAAAATCAGGTTTCGGCCTGTTACTCACTCGTTGGTCAGTTTTGAGAGTTCAAGCTCTCACGCGTTTGGTGGCGATGGCGGAGGGGTTCCACGCGTACCCATCCCGAACACGACCGTTAAGCCCTCCAGCGCCGATGGTACTTGGACCGAAGGGTCCTGGGAGAGTAGGACGCTGCCAAGCGCACCTTATTTATAAGGTAGTATATGCAACATCAAGGGCCTTTAGCTCAGCTGGTTAGAGCGCACCCCTGATAAGGGTGAGGTCGGTGGTTCGAGTCCACTAAGGCCCACCACTTCAACTTCATAAAGGTAGTCTTCGGGGTCCGAACAGCAAACGGAATAAACCTCGAAGCCATAACTTCACTTTTGAGGTGAATTTATGGGGCCATAGCTCAGCTGGGAGAGCGCCTGCCTTGCAAGCAGGAGGTCAGGAGTTCGATCCTCCTTGGCTCCACCAAATGATTTAATCTTGATCCTTGAAAACTGGATACCGAAACGAAAATTGCGTTTTAGAACATCTTTTAGCTGAAACTTGTGTCAACAAGTTGAAGTAAGTGATGCTTAGAGCAAAGGTTTGATTCGTCAAGCCAGAGCGTTGGTTAAGCTAGTAAGAGCACACGGAGGATGCCTAGGCGCCAGGAGCCGAAGAAGGACGTGGCGAACAACGAAAAGGCCTCGGGGAGCTGTAAGCAAGCGTTGATCCGGGGGTGTCCGAATGGGGAAACCCGGCTGTGGTAATGCACAGTCACTCATTGCTGAATACATAGGCAATGAAGAGGCAGACCAGGGGAACTGAAACATCTAAGTACCCTGAGGAAGAGAAAACAAGAGTGATTCCGTCAGTAGCGGCGAGCGAACGCGGAACAGCCTAAACCAGGGAGCTTGCTCCCTGGGGTTGTGGGACGTCTCACATGGAGTTACAAAGGAACAGGGTAGACGAAGAGGTCTGGAAAGGCCCGCCGGATAAGGTAAAAGCCCTGTAGTTGAAAGTCTGTTCCCTCCGAGACGGATCCCGAGTAGTGCGGGGCACGTGAAACCCCGTATGAATCCGGCAGGACCATCTGCCAAGGCTAAATACTCCCTGGCGACCGATAGTGAAACAGTACCGTGAGGGAAAGGTGAAAAGCACCCCGGAAGGGGAGTGAAACAGTACCTGAAACCGTGTGCTTACAAGAAGTCAGAGCCCATTTTAGGGGTGATGGCGTGCCTTTTGTAGAATGAACCGGCGAGTTACGTTTAACGTGCAAGGTTAAGGCGAGGAGCCGGAGCCGCAGCGAAAGCGAGTCTGAATAGGGCGACTTGAGTACGTGGACGTAGACCCGAAACCGTGTGATCTACCCCTGTCCAGGGTGAAGGTGCGGTAACACGCACTGGAGGCCCGAACCCACGAACGTTGAAAAGTTCGGGGATGAGGTGGGGGTAGCGGAGAAATTCCAATCGAACTCGGAGATAGCTGGTTCTCCCCGAAATAGCTTTAGGGCTAGCCTCGGAAATGACAGTCGTGGAGGTAGAGCACTGATTGGGTGCGGGGCCCGCAAGGGTTACCAAGCTCAGTCAAACTCCGAATGCCATAGACTGATTAACCGGGAGTCAGACAGTGAGTGCTAAGATCCATTGTCAAAAGGGAAACAGCCCAGACCATCAGCTAAGGTCCCCAAGTGTGTGTTAAGTGGGAAAGGATGTGGAGTTGCACAGACAACCAGGATGTTGGCTTAGAAGCAGCCAACATTTAAAGAGTGCGTAATAGCTCACTGGTCGAGTGACTCTGCGCCGAAAATGTAACGGGGCTAAACACACCACCGAAGCTATGGCTTGGATCGACTTCACTGCTTCTTTGAGGCGGTGTTTATCGCGAGAACATATTTGCCGAAGAGCCGGTTATGAAGGCTTGAGGCCAAATGGTTCCCAGGGGATAAACACAAGGCTTCGAGGCAGGAGTGAAGTCGATCCAGGGGTAGGGGAGCGTTGTGTATAGGTTGAAGCTGGACCGAGAGGACTGGTGGACAGTACACAAGTGAGAATGCCGGTATGAGTAACGAAAAGATCAGTGAGAATCTGATCCGCCGAAAGCCCAAGGTTTCCTGAGGAAGGCTCGTCCGCTCAGGGTCAGTCGGGACCTAAGGCGAGGCCGAAAGGCGTAGTCGAAGGACAACAGGTTGATATTCCTGTACCACCATAATCCGTTATGAGCAATGGGGGGACGCAGGAGGGTAGTGACGCGGACTGATGGATGTCCGTCTAAGCAGCGAGGCTGGTGTATAGGCAAATCCGTACACCGTAAGGCTGGGCTGTGATGGGGAGCGAAACTTACAGTAGCGAAGGTCATGATCTCACACTGCCAAGAAAAGCCTCTAGCCAGGAGAAGGTGCCCGTACCGCAAACCGACACAGGTAGGCGAGAAGAGAATTCTAAGGCGCGCGGAAGAACTCTCGTTAAGGAACTCGGCAAAATGACCCCGTAACTTCGGGAGAAGGGGTGCCTCGGTAGGGTGAATAGCCCGAGGGGGCCGCAGTGAAAAGGCCCAAGCGACTGTTTAGCAAAAACACAGGTCTGTGCGAAGCCGCAAGGCGAAGTATACGGGCTGACGCCTGCCCGGTGCTGGAAGGTTAAGGGGAGCGGTTAGGGGTAACCCGAAGCTGTGAACCGAAGCCCCAGTAAACGGCGGCCGTAACTATAACGGTCCTAAGGTAGCGAAATTCCTTGTCAGGTAAATTCTGACCCGCACGAATGGCGTAACGACTTGGGCGCTGTCTCAACGAGAGATCCGGTGAAATTTTAATACCTGTGAAGATGCAGGTTACCCGCGACAAGACGGAAAGACCCCATGGAGCTTTACTGCAGCTTGATATTGAACTTGGGTACGATCTGTACAGGATAGGTGGGAGCCTAGGAAGCCGGAGCGCCAGCTTCGGTGGAGGCGACGTTGGGATACCACCCTGATCGTATCTAGGTTCTAACCTGGTACCGTAATCCGGTACGGGGACCGTGTCAGGCGGGCAGTTTGACTGGGGCGGTCGCCTCCTAAAGCGTAACGGAGGCGTCCCAAGGTTCCCTCAGAATGGTTGGAAATCATTCGAAGAGTGCAAAGGCAGAAGGGAGCTTGACTGCGAGACCCACAAGTCGAGCAGGGACGAAAGTCGGGCTTAGTGATCCGGTGGTACCGCATGGAAGGGCCATCGCTCAACGGATAAAAGCTACCCTGGGGATAACAGGCTTATCTCCCCCAAGAGTCCACATCGACGGGGAGGTTTGGCACCTCGATGTCGGCTCATCGCATCCTGGGGCTGAAGTAGGTCCCAAGGGTTGGGCTGTTCGCCCATTAAAGCGGTACGCGAGCTGGGTTCAGAACGTCGTGAGACAGTTCGGTCCCTATCTGTCGTGGGCGCAGGAAATTTGAGAGGAGCTGTCCTTAGTACGAGAGGACCGGGATGGACGTACCGCTGGTGCACCAGTTGTTCCGCCAGGAGCACGGCTGGGTAGCTATGTACGGACGGGATAAGCGCTGAAAGCATCTAAGCGTGAAGCCCCCCTCAAGATGAGATTTCCCAATACGTAAGACCCCTTGAAGACGACGAGGTTGATAGGCTGGGGGTGGAAGTGCAGCAATGCATGGAGCTGACCAGTACTAATCGGTCGAGGGCTTATCCAAAAGAACGCAAGATTCGTTTCGATCCAGTTTTCAGGTGATCAAGCCTGAATGAGTTTGAATGCCCATCTTTGGCGGTCCATTAAGAACGCGAAGATTGTTTGGAGAGATACCCAAGTGGCTATAAGGGGACCCTCTGCTAAGGGGTTAGACTGCGTAAGCGGTGCGAGGGTTCGAATCCCTCTCTCTCCGCCATTTTAAACTCAATATTTTAGTATGGCGGCGTAGCTCAGCTGGCTAGAGCGTACGGTTCATACCCGTGAGGTCGGGGGTTCGATCCCCTCCGCCGCTACCATACATACGGAGGCTTAGCTCAGCTGGGAGAGCATCTGCCTTACAAGCAGAGGGTCGGGGGTTCGATCCCCTCAGCCTCCACCATGTAACTAATTGAATAATGACATATGACATCTTGCCGGTGTAGCTCAATTGGTAGAGCAACTGACTTGTAATCAGTAGGTTGGGGGTTCAAGTCCTCTCGCCGGCACCATTGTCTTAAAACGCGGAACCGTGGTGTAGAGGCCTAACATGCCTGCCTGTCACGCAGGAGATCGCGGGTTCGAATCCCGTCGGTTCCGCCATTTTTATGTCAACTTATGGCTCGGTAGCTCAGTCGGTAGAGCAGAGGACTGAAAATCCTCGTGTCGGCGGTTCGATTCCGTCCCGAGCCACCATCTTGGAGGCTTAGCGAAGTGGCCAAACGCAGCAGACTGTAAATCTGTTCTCTGACGAGTTCGGTGGTTCGAATCCATCAGCCTCCACCAGTTTTAAGAGCCATTAGCTCAGTTGGTAGAGCACCTGACTTTTAATCAGGGTGTCGAAGGTTCGAGTCCTTCATGGCTCATCCTGTGTAAGAAGTCATCACTTCATAGTGGTGGCTTCTTTTTTATATGTATAAAAAAGAATAATCATCCGATGAGTTTAGCATACTTATCCGGGTACGCTACTCCTTCTGAATTTTCATCGGAACGAAGGAGCGCGCGAAACCGCGACGGAAATATGATAAAATAGTCGAAAAGAGCAAAGTGGTGGAGAAGATTGGCGATGGACACGGAGACGTTACGGCAAAAGATCGAGCAGTTGACGGGCAACAAGGCGGAGATCAAACAATTCGGGAGGCAGAAATCAGCTTCCCTTTTTGGTGCGGGTTCGGATGCGGCTGAACGGTCAATCGGGTATGAGGAAAGCTTCTGGATTCCGCTGTTCGAAAGTGAAGGACGGATTACGGCGCTCGGTATCGAACGGGCCGAACTTTCCGATATGAATCTTCAATTGGCGGAATTCGCCGCTCAGAGCTATAGCGCGGCTATGAAAGCGTCGGGATTCAAAGAAGAAGGAGAGAATGAGGCCCGGCAGCTTAGTGCGTGGCTGAACGCGCAGCTGGAGCAGGATGAGCATGATGGGGAAATCCCGGATGATATCGGTCTGAAGAGTCGGCTGTTCACTGACATGGTCCCGTTCCTCTTGGTTAGCGAGAACATGCATGGCAACGAGCTTGCCTTTCGGTCGCTGCTGAAGCTGGTGCGGAGCTATTTTGACAGTACAGCGCTACTGGTTCCCCTTCAGGAGAAGGAATGGCTGATCCTGGCTCGCAAGGAGCTGCTGACGGGTTCAGAGGAGAAGGATGAGGATGAGGCCACTGATGATGAAGAACTTCTGGCCCAAGCCTGTATGGGGCTGCATGAGCTGATCGCCTCGGAATGGGTCGGTATATTTCATGTAAGCGTATCCTCCTCAATTGCACCAGTTAAGGGGTTGCCGGGGATAATTGCGCTTCTAAGAGAAACAATCAGCCTGGGACGCGTATTCCAGGTGGGAGAGTATATTCATCTGCCCTGGGAGCTTCAGTTAGAACGGCTAGTGAACAGTATTCCCGACGGGCGCAGACGGCAGCTGCTCGCACAATTCGGAGATTATACGCCGATACTGGCGGACAAGGAAATGCTCACTACGCTGGAGACTTTCTTTGAAATGGACTGCAATGTCAGTGAAACGGCCAAGAAGCTGTATATACACCGCAATACGCTTCTGTACCGGCTCGACAAAATCAAGCATGAGACCGGAGCCGATGTGCGCAGCTTTGGAGACGCGGCTATTGTAAAGCTTACTATGTTATTGTATAAAGTAACGAAAAGGAAATAGGTTTTTTGTGAACGTTACAAATAGCCAGTTAGGGTGGACTGGGTTAAGATAAGTACAGGAATTGTTTCCGAACTCCACTACCTATTCGAGGGGGAAATTATAATGGCAGGCGTTCGTTTAGAACATGTATTCAAGAAATATCCGGGTTCTGATAAAGCAACCGTTATTGACGTCAATCTTGACATTAAAGATAAAGAGTTTCTCGTACTGGTCGGACCTTCCGGTTGCGGTAAATCCACGACGCTGCGTATGATCGCAGGTCTTGAAGAAATCTCCGAAGGCAAGCTGTTCATCGGCGACCGCGTGGTTAACGATGTAGCTCCTAAGGACCGCGACATCGCGATGGTATTCCAGTCTTACGCCCTGTATCCTCACATGAGCGTATACCAGAACATGGCATTCGGTTTGAAACTGCGTAAAGTGAAGAAGGACGAAATCGACAGAAAAGTGCGCGAAGCCGCCAAAATCCTCGATATCGAGCATCTGCTGGAACGTAAGCCGAAGGCACTGTCCGGTGGTCAGCGTCAACGTGTGGCCCTGGGCCGCGCAATTGTCCGTGATCCTCAAGTCTTCCTGATGGACGAACCGCTTTCTAACCTGGATGCCAAGCTGCGCGGTCAAATGCGCGCCGAAATCACCAAGCTGGTTAAACGTCTTGAAACGACTTGCATCTACGTAACACATGACCAGACAGAAGCCATGACGATGGGCGACCGCATCGTGGTTATGCAGGACGGCATCATTCAACAGGCCGCTTCCCCGGAAGAACTGTACAACAATCCGGAGAACCTGTTCGTAGCCGGATTCATCGGTTCCCCGACCATGAACTTCATTACCGGTACTCTGAATGAAGTGAACGGAGCTGTTCATTTCCGCGCCGAGAACCTGGACGTTGAAGTTCCTGGCGGCAAAGCCCAACTGCTCCGCGGCAAGGGCTACATCGGCAAGGAAGTTGTAATGGGCGTTCGTCCTGAGGACATTCACGAAGAGCCGGTATTCCTGGAAGCTTCTCCGAACACGATCTTCAGCGCACTGGTAGAAGTAACTGAAAATCTTGGTCACGAAATGCTGCTGTACCTGAACGGTGTAGGCAAGGATTCCGTCATCGCCCGCGTAGACGGACGTTCGACAACCCGCGATGGCAGCAAGCCGAAGCTGGCAATCGATATGAACAAGGTTCACCTGTTCGACAAACAAAGCGAGCAAAATATTCTGCTGGGATAAGCACCAGCTTCCGAGCTTCGAGAAGCCGCCCTTTGGGGCGGCTTTTTTGCTGATGCAGGGCTATGCCAGCATGGTCTTTGGAAGCAGCATATGATTGCATTGTCCACCGTTATCCTTTAAGATAGCAGGAGAATTACCGTGCCGGAGGAAAGAATATACAGCCGCTGCCATCCCAATCAGCGGGATTAGCGGAGATAAGAGCTTCAGCGACGAAAGGAAGAACATACATGGCCAAGAAAGTAAAAGTAGCCGAATTGGTACAGCATTTTCAACTGGAAGTCATCTCGGGCAAGGACGGCCTGAAACGGCATATCACGGTCGACGACCTCAACCGTCCAGGTCTCGAAATGGCCGGATATTTTGAATATTATCCTGAAGACCGGGTTCAATTGCTTGGTAAAACCGAACTGGCCTTCTTCTCCATGCTTCCAGTGGAGGAGCGGACAAGCCGCATTCGCCGAATCTGCAACGATCAGACACCTTGTATTGTAATTACACGCGGGCTGGAAGTGCCTCAGGAACTGATCGACATCAGCAACGAGAAGGGTCTGCCGGTGCTGCGGAGTTCGATGGCTACGACTATTTTTTCCAGCCGGCTGACCGGGTTCCTGGAAGGAAGACTCGCTCCGACGGCGACGATTCACGGTGTACTCTGCGATGTATACGGCGTCGGGATGCTGATTACAGGCAGCAGCGGAATCGGGAAGAGCGAGACGGCGCTGGAGCTGGTCAAACGCGGACACCGTCTGATCGCTGATGACGCGGTGGAAATCCGCCAAACTTCTGATAATCAGCTGCATGGTACAGCCCCTGAGCTGATTCGTCACCTGTTAGAGATCCGGGGCGTCGGCATTATCAATGTCATGACGCTGTTCGGGGCCGGCGCAATCCGCAATCATAAGCGTATTACGCTTGTCGTCCGCCTGGAAGCCTGGCAGCAGGACAAGCAGTATGACCGGCTGGGTCTCGATGAGGAGACTACCCGCATTATCGATACCGATGTGCCGCTGGTGACGATTCCAGTACGTCCTGGACGAAACCTCGCTGTAATTATCGAAGTGGCTGCGATGAACTACCGTCTGAAGCAGATGGGTTTCAACGCGGCGCTGCAGTTCACCAACAAACTTACCGCAACCATATCCGAAGATATGGACGATATGGAATAGGAGGTCGCTTGGGATGTGGTTTCCACTGGCGCTGGATCCGATTGCGTTCTCATTCGGTGCGGTTAAAGTGCATTGGTACGGCCTGATTCTGGGGCTGGGCGCTTTGGCCGGGCTGTACCTTGCAGTGCGGGAGGGCAAGCGGTTCGGTATTCCGCAGGAATTCTTCATGGATATGCTGCTGCTCGGCGTTCCTTCCGCAATTATTGGAGCGCGTATTTATTACGTGGCCTTCACCTGGGATGAGTACAAGAACAACATTATGGATGTCTTTAAAATATGGAACGGTGGCATCGCCATTTACGGGGCGCTCATCGGAGCTATTATATGTGCGATCATTTACTTCCGGTATAAAGGCTATCCATTCTGGCGTGTCGCTGACATTTGCGCTCCAGGTCTCTTGGCGGGCCAGATGATCGGCCGCTGGGGCAACTTCGTTAACCAGGAAGCCTACGGCGGACCTGCGAGCGAGACCTTCTTGCGGAAGACGCTCAATCTGCCGGATTTCATCGTGAATCAAATGTATATAGAGAAGGATTTGGCTTATCACCATCCGACTTTTCTGTATGAATCGCTGTGGAGCCTCGCCGGTATCGTGCTGATCATGATCATTCGCCGTCAGCGTTTTGTCCGCTCGGGCGAGATCTTTTTGTCTTATTTCATCTGGTATTCGATCGGACGTTTCTTCATTGAAGGTCTTCGTACGGACAGCCTTGCGTTTAAGGGAAGCAACGGCTTGGCCTCCTTCCTGAATGCGCTGTGGTCGCCGATGAAGGGCCTGGGCTTCGAGCAGGGATATTTGAACCCGGACTACGGAAATATCCGCACCTCCCAGCTGCTGGCACTGCTGATCATTCTGGCAGCGATCGTGCTGATCGTGATCCGCCGGAACACGGCGGCAGGCAAAGTTCATTACTTGGACCCGATCATTCCGACCAAGCGGCAGACCGAAGGAATTGTCCTGACCGAGACTGCCGATCAGGCCGACTCGTCCACGCCGGGCCCTTCCGCCCAGCCATCCGAACTAACTGATCCGCCTTCGGAGGAGGAGAAAAAGGAGCATTAATCCATGATTGAATGTGTTCTATTTGATTTAGACGGTACGATTGTCAACACCAATGAGCTGATTATCAGCTCTTTCATGTACACGCTGGAGCAGCATGCGCTGCCTGCGCTCACGAGAGAGCAGATGATTCCTTATATGGGCACAAGCCTTCCGGCCCAGCTGCGCGTTTTTACAAATCTGGAGGATGTGTCTCCGCTCGAGGCGTCTTACCGCCACTATCAAACGGAACATCATGACGAGCTGATCAAGGCTTTTCCCAATGTGAATGAAACGCTGGAAGTGCTGCGCAGCCGGGGAATCAAGCTTGGCGTGGTGACGACCAAGATCCGGCCGAATACGATCCGGGCCCTGGAAATGTTCGATCTGCTGAAATATATGGATACGATTGTCACATTGAACGATGTAGAGAAGGTTAAACCGCATGCGGAGCCGGTGCTGACCGCGGTCGGCAATCTGGAAGTCAACCCGGAGAAGACGCTGATGGTCGGCGACAGTCCTGTCGATATCCAGTCGGGAAAGAATGCGGGTGTCCTGACAGCCGCCGTGGTCTGGTCGCTTAAGGGCGAGGAGATGCTGCGCGAGTATGAGCCGGATTTCATCCTGCAGGATATGACCGATCTCTGTGATCTTGTCGCCGGGGGCGGAACAAGCCTGTGAGCAGGAAGGTGACCCGCTATCCCGTGGAAGGGCATAATGCGCTCTGGTATATTTACCGTACGGTAAGCCCCTGGAAGGGCGTTAAGAACTTTATTTTTATTCAGATTGCGCGCTACTGCCCGATCCTTCCGGTCAAGAACTGGATTTACCGCCGTGTGCTGGGGATGAAGGTAGGGAAGCATACGGCTTTTGGACTCATGGCGATGGTAGATGTGTTCTTTCCGGAGCTGATCACGGTCGGGGAGAATTCGGTTATCGGCTATAACGCCACCATTCTGGCTCACGAGTATTTGATCAAGGAGTACCGGCTTGGCGAGGTCGTCATTGGGGAAAATGTCCTGATCGGCGCCAATACAACGATTCTGCCGGGTGTAACGATCGGAGACGGGGCGGTGGTCGCTGCAGGCTCGGTCGTGCACCGGGATGTGCCGCCGGGAGCATTCGTCGGAGGGAATCCGCTGAGGGATCTCGGCAAGAGTGAAGGACGGGAAGCGGGAGAATAATCATGAGCTTCCCCTGTTCGCCGTTACTGTAGGGTACACCGCAGCCGGCCGGAGGGCCGGCCCGGGAACCGCAACGATGCACTGATGATTCATCGAGCGGAAGATTTGCAGGAGGAGAATATGGGACAAAAAGAACGCATTCCGCAGCTGGATATTTTTCGGGCCATCTCGATCTTCGCGGTGCTCGCGATCCACGCAACCTCGCGGACGCTGGCGGAGACGCTGAATACGCCGCTGTTTCATCCGTTTTTATTTATCAATAAATTCAGTCAGTTTGCCGTACCTTCATTTGTATTTTTAAGCGGGTTCGTGCTCTTCTACAATTATATCGACCGGCCGCTCACCGGCAGGATGATGGGTACATTCTACCGCCGAAGACTGACTTATATCATTGTGCCTTATGTGGTGTTCTCGGTGCTGTATTTTGTGATGAAGGTGACGGCCGGCAGCCAGTGGGGACTGCCTCCTGTAGAGCTGGCGTCCAAGTTGGGCAAGTATTTGATCACGGGAACGGCTTATACGCATTTATATTACGTGATTATTATTATCCAGTTCTATATCCTGTTTCCGCTGCTGCTCTGGTGCCTGCAGGCAAGCCGCCGTCTGGCCGCTGTTGCCCCGCTGATCGGGCTTGCGCTGCAGTGGGCGTTCATTGTACTCAACAAGTACATGGTCAACCACGGTTACTGGCATGTGTCGAAGGGAAGTCTGGCGATTACGTATTTCTCGTACTTTCTGCTGGGCGCTTCCATTGGGGTCTTCTATCCGAAGCTTAAGTCATGGCTGAAAATAACGGAATCCAAGCCGACACCAAGCCGACTGGCGGGCTGGATTGGGCTGTGGGTGCTCTGGATCGCCGCCGGTATTGCGCATGTGGAGCTCTGGTACAACAATTACACGCATAAAACAGTCATCAACACCTTCTGGTTCGAAGGAGCGGCCAATGCGCACGCCCTGCTGTCGTGTCTTGTGCTCTTCCAGCTGTCTTTCCTGCTCTACGGGGCGGGGCAGCGGCTCGGAACACGGCTTCTGCTCTCCGCTGGAGCGTGCTCCTTCGGCATTTACCTGATTCACCCGGCTGTGCTGTTCTTCTACCGTAAGATCGGATTCCACGGCGGTTATGCCGCTTATACGCTGGCGATTGCCGGCGGCTGGCTGGCCGCGCTTGCAGTATCCTGGATTATCGTGGGACTGGCTTTCCGCTATTTGGGGCTGTCGTGGGTGCTGTTCGGAACGGCTCCGAAGCGCGAGGTGAAGCAGTCACAGCATGTGCAGGCGATGTAAAGCCGCAGGGTTATATGATAAAAAGAAAAGGTCTGTCTATGGAAGCTCCGCCTTCCAGGGACAGACCTTTTGTCATGCAAGGGGGAGAACGGCGTCACCGGCCTGCTTGTACTGGATACGGCTGGTCGCCTCGTAAGACGCTTCAGACAGCGGAATTAGGCAAATGCTGATGAAGAGCTTCCGAACACTCGGACGTTCACGGGAAAAGAGATATAATGAAAGCATCGCCATGCTGAACTTAATAGTATTTTACAGATGAACTTCAGCACACTTCGCAATTGACTAAAAATAACACGGCATGGTACGATATCTAGGACGCTTTACTTTACTACCACTTTACCATAATGAAGTATTCGGATGTTCACCACACGCCTGTATAGACAGCCGATGCTCATTTTCCAATAACCGACGAGGTGAAATTCGTTATGTCCAAACCGAAGGGCTTTGAGAAGCCGACCGGCTTCCGGGATTATCTTCCGCATGCCGTAAGGAAGCTGCGCAGGATCGAGAATGATGTGCTCGAATGTATGAATCAGTGGGGATATCGGCAGATCATGACCCCTACGCTGGAATATTACGATACGGTCGGAGTCGCCAGCTCGACTTCGGATCAGAAGCTGTTCAAACTGCTCAACAACCGGGGCCAGGCACTTGTGCTGCGTTCCGAGATGACCGCACCCGTGGCCCGCGTCGTCTCCTCGCTGCTGAAGGATGAGCCGCTGCCGCTTCGCCTGTCCTATCACGCGAATGTGTTCCGGGCGATTGAGGAGGAGGCGGGCCGCGAGGCCGAATTCTACCAGACGGGCGTTGAGCTCGTCGGCGACGACTCGCCGGAAGCGGATGCCGAGGTTGTGGCGCTGGCGATCGCCTCGCTGCAGGCTGCGGGCGTTCAGACCTTCAAGATTGCCATAGGGCATGTCGGCTTCCTGAACGGGCTGTTCCAGGAGGTAGCCCCGGACCGGCCGGATGTTCAG includes these proteins:
- a CDS encoding PucR family transcriptional regulator, coding for MDTETLRQKIEQLTGNKAEIKQFGRQKSASLFGAGSDAAERSIGYEESFWIPLFESEGRITALGIERAELSDMNLQLAEFAAQSYSAAMKASGFKEEGENEARQLSAWLNAQLEQDEHDGEIPDDIGLKSRLFTDMVPFLLVSENMHGNELAFRSLLKLVRSYFDSTALLVPLQEKEWLILARKELLTGSEEKDEDEATDDEELLAQACMGLHELIASEWVGIFHVSVSSSIAPVKGLPGIIALLRETISLGRVFQVGEYIHLPWELQLERLVNSIPDGRRRQLLAQFGDYTPILADKEMLTTLETFFEMDCNVSETAKKLYIHRNTLLYRLDKIKHETGADVRSFGDAAIVKLTMLLYKVTKRK
- a CDS encoding ABC transporter ATP-binding protein, which translates into the protein MAGVRLEHVFKKYPGSDKATVIDVNLDIKDKEFLVLVGPSGCGKSTTLRMIAGLEEISEGKLFIGDRVVNDVAPKDRDIAMVFQSYALYPHMSVYQNMAFGLKLRKVKKDEIDRKVREAAKILDIEHLLERKPKALSGGQRQRVALGRAIVRDPQVFLMDEPLSNLDAKLRGQMRAEITKLVKRLETTCIYVTHDQTEAMTMGDRIVVMQDGIIQQAASPEELYNNPENLFVAGFIGSPTMNFITGTLNEVNGAVHFRAENLDVEVPGGKAQLLRGKGYIGKEVVMGVRPEDIHEEPVFLEASPNTIFSALVEVTENLGHEMLLYLNGVGKDSVIARVDGRSTTRDGSKPKLAIDMNKVHLFDKQSEQNILLG
- the hprK gene encoding HPr(Ser) kinase/phosphatase; its protein translation is MAKKVKVAELVQHFQLEVISGKDGLKRHITVDDLNRPGLEMAGYFEYYPEDRVQLLGKTELAFFSMLPVEERTSRIRRICNDQTPCIVITRGLEVPQELIDISNEKGLPVLRSSMATTIFSSRLTGFLEGRLAPTATIHGVLCDVYGVGMLITGSSGIGKSETALELVKRGHRLIADDAVEIRQTSDNQLHGTAPELIRHLLEIRGVGIINVMTLFGAGAIRNHKRITLVVRLEAWQQDKQYDRLGLDEETTRIIDTDVPLVTIPVRPGRNLAVIIEVAAMNYRLKQMGFNAALQFTNKLTATISEDMDDME
- the lgt gene encoding prolipoprotein diacylglyceryl transferase, which produces MWFPLALDPIAFSFGAVKVHWYGLILGLGALAGLYLAVREGKRFGIPQEFFMDMLLLGVPSAIIGARIYYVAFTWDEYKNNIMDVFKIWNGGIAIYGALIGAIICAIIYFRYKGYPFWRVADICAPGLLAGQMIGRWGNFVNQEAYGGPASETFLRKTLNLPDFIVNQMYIEKDLAYHHPTFLYESLWSLAGIVLIMIIRRQRFVRSGEIFLSYFIWYSIGRFFIEGLRTDSLAFKGSNGLASFLNALWSPMKGLGFEQGYLNPDYGNIRTSQLLALLIILAAIVLIVIRRNTAAGKVHYLDPIIPTKRQTEGIVLTETADQADSSTPGPSAQPSELTDPPSEEEKKEH
- the ppaX gene encoding pyrophosphatase PpaX; translated protein: MIECVLFDLDGTIVNTNELIISSFMYTLEQHALPALTREQMIPYMGTSLPAQLRVFTNLEDVSPLEASYRHYQTEHHDELIKAFPNVNETLEVLRSRGIKLGVVTTKIRPNTIRALEMFDLLKYMDTIVTLNDVEKVKPHAEPVLTAVGNLEVNPEKTLMVGDSPVDIQSGKNAGVLTAAVVWSLKGEEMLREYEPDFILQDMTDLCDLVAGGGTSL
- a CDS encoding acyltransferase, with amino-acid sequence MSRKVTRYPVEGHNALWYIYRTVSPWKGVKNFIFIQIARYCPILPVKNWIYRRVLGMKVGKHTAFGLMAMVDVFFPELITVGENSVIGYNATILAHEYLIKEYRLGEVVIGENVLIGANTTILPGVTIGDGAVVAAGSVVHRDVPPGAFVGGNPLRDLGKSEGREAGE